TCAGATGGTTCAAATAGCAGTTCAAGCATTGAGTTTCTCAACACTTCCGGTTCAGCTTGATAGCGACCTTTCGTTTTATTATCGGTCAGTGACATATCAAATACAGGGATTTTAAGGCCCTCTCCCTTAGCTAATTCAGTAGAGTGATAAGTTGGAGTAGAAAACGCTATTTTTTTCATGATTGAAAATGAGTGAACTACAAGTTTTCTGAGCGTGACAATTAAGGTTAAGCAAATAAAACCTGCTCTTGAATGATTTTTATACCCTCCAATTGGAGGGGCTAAAAAAGCAAAGCAAGTAATGTGCTAACATAAGGCAAAGTTAGCTAATCGTATTATCAAATGGAGAAAACATAGTGAAAATAGTTGATAGCGAAAATGCAATTAAAAGGGAGACAACATTTCTGTTTGATTTGGATGTGGAGGTTAATTTAATTGCTGATTTGACTGAATATGAGGAAAATAGCATCATTAAACAAAGGAAACATTTATTATCAAAACTGTTTGATGTTACCCCTGAGCAAGTGGATAACTCCCACTATTGGATTAATCTCTAACTATCTGAAAATAGGGGAATAAGGATAATACCTTTGCTCCCCTAATCTAGCTCAATCAGCTTTTTTACGTCGCTTTTTGGTAGGTTGCGGCTGATTTCCTAATGGTTCAACATCGACTATTGTGCTAGCTTGGTATTGAGGTAAATTGCTTGGTAGTAAGCTATAAATTACTTTACGCCTACGATAAACTTTTGTACCTTCTACAGGTATTCCTTGTTTCCAAGCATCAGTAATTGCCTTTTTATCAGCCGAAATTATGGTTTTAGTTTCGACACGACGATATTGATCTGGGAGTTGAGAAGGGTCGATAGATATTTCACAAGTCGGTGGGTTTTCTTTGAGAGTAATTCGATGCTGTTTACCAACAATTTCAGCTGTAATGGCTCCAATCTGATTAAAATAAATAACAGTTTGGTCTAATCGCTCTCGCCATCCTTCCAATTTATCGATCGCACTTTGATGCAATTGGACTAAAAATTCCATTCTTGCTTTAATTGCTATAATTTCGGCATCAATTTGGTTGGCAAGTTCGGCATGAGCATCAATGGCAATTTTTTGTTTTTCTTGATTGTGCCAAATTGATTGGAATAAGCGATCGATTTCTTCATTTGTTTCGGCAATTTCTAATTGATGCCAAAGTTGGGCTGCCGTAATTGATGTATGAGCTAAAGATTGAGTGGCTAAGTTCATCAGTATTTACTGTTAGTACAAGTGTGATAGTAATCGCGTTCGGCTTCTATTCGAGCTAAGATTGTTTCAGTTTCCCCATCAGGTTTAATAGGAATTGGTTTGACTGTAGAGGGTTCGTTGATGGCTTGATCGCCTTTTCGGTACTGAGGCTTTTTCTGAGTAAGTTTTGGCATTTATTTCAACTGGTTTTTTACAACAAAGCGCGACAGCGCTACCAAAAAAAGAAAATGAATTATCCGATGGTCTTTTATCCAGAAGCGGTAACAAATTTCTGCCGTAAATATCCTTTAAACTTGTCTAGAGACAATCAGATAACAGTTGTTTTTGATAGTTCTTCATCTGTTAGCAAACCACAGTTACCGAACTTACCAGTAGTGCCATCTGTCGAATGGTTTGGTTTAATTTGGCTATTGTGGTTGGGTGGTGCGAGCGCACTTCCGTTACTGGCTGTTTCTTGGGGTTGGTCGTGGATAGAATTGCTGTTACTTGTCAGTGCTTATTGTTGTTTAATAGCAGCTGCTTACACATATTTACTGAGTTATCGTACTAAGCTGATTTCGCAGTATCGACAGCAAATGTCCGAATACCAAATGAAGTTGGCAACGTATCAAAAACAGCAGATAATTTCCGAGCATTCACCTGAAATTAAAGCTCAAAAATCGTCAATAAATTATAAGTTGCGTTGTCAATTATTGTCAGCTTTGATGTCAAATCGAGTTAACCCAATCGGTCATTCTCAAGCACGGCAAGGGGTGAGCGAAGAAGAATTTATGCGATACTTACAATGCTATTTTCCTACCGCAGTACAGGGTGTTCAGTTCAAGATTCCGATGTCAAAGAAGTCTTATTCGGCAGATTTTACTATTGTGCACAATATCTTAGGCATTGGTATTGATGTGGAAGTGGATGAGCCTTATGCTGGTTTGTCTTTGAAACCGACACACTGCTGGGATAAAGATAGCGATCGCCGTCGCAATCAATTGTTTAATGAGTGGGGTTGGATTGTGGTACGATTCACGGAAAAACAGGTGGTGCAAGCACCATTAAGTTGTTGTAAATTTATAGCACAGGTAATTTGGGAAGTGACGGGCGAGCGATCTTATTTGGAACTACTAGAATCGCAACCAAATTTACTTCCCGTTAAGCCTTGGACAACCAAAGAAGCTAGACGAATGGCTAAACAGAGATATCGTCAAAGCTATCTACCCAAACTAAGAGATAATTAATAGTCTGTATCAGATTTAAACAAACATAGTCAGAAATGGCTCATTTACCAGAAGAAATTACGACAACTGTTTTGGAATTGCAGCGACGGCTGTTAGTAATAATTAATCAAGCAACCGCCACTGGATTTGCTATTTTGCAGCAATATGGGGAGACAGAAACGACCATGATTGCACTAGAAGATTTGGATAATGTTAGAGATAGGGCAAACACTTATTATTCAAGATTTCATACGCTTTTAGTACGCATTGCTGAATCTCAACCCTTTGCTGATACTGCTATGCTAGAACTACTGAATCGCTCTATAGAACAAGCGCGAGCTACCGTAGAAGCAGCACAAGCGACGATTCAAGAAGAGAAAAGGAATTTTAACATACCATGACTCAGGAACCGAAGCTACCCGATCTAGAAAAAGTCAAGCAGACTTCAGCCAAGATGAAGGAAATCTGCAATAAAGCCGATGCAGGGATTTTAGTTTTAGATAGTTTAATTGCTCAACTTGAAGAACAAATTCACTCTTCACCCTTATATCGCTACCGATTGAATAGAGCCAAGCAGTTGCTCAACATGAAACCAGACACTTCCGAAGATACAGAAGTTTGTAGCTGATCGGGACTAGAGATGGTGAAGGTACAAGAAGCTTGAACTAAGACAGAAATGGAAAAGCTAACGGAAGAAACAGCGGTTGATTTGATGCAACTGATGCTGGATGAAGATTGGGTTAGAGAAGCAGTCCGCATTGAGGAAGAGGCGGGATGCGATATTGGAGCAGGTTTTGAATTAGGAGCAAACTTAGGAGAATTTCTCCAAAATCCATCTGGATTCGCTGACTTCTTCGAGTTGCGTTCCGTCATTATCAGTGAGTTTCTTAAGCTATTGGCTTCTTGGAATTTAGGTGCAGGAATGGAAGCAGCAGTAGATTGTGGCAGACAGTTGCTTTTGCAGCGGTTACTCAATCCTTCTCCAGAAGTTCAAGAACGGCTATTAGCAATGTGGCCTCAAGAGTTAACAGCACAGCCAGGGATATCGGAAAATCAGCGTTCTGAACTACGTTTTCTGTTCCGCTCAATTCTAACTGAATCGGATTGGGAGGCGATCGCCACCGCAGCAGCTTCTGCGATTCGAGAGCAAGTGATGATACAGCAGCAGCAGGTGGTTGTGTGACAAAGACGAGTCTTTACTTAAACTTTGAGAGTAGTTTATGTAACTCGGTAGAATTGTGCGCCATGGCGCACATTTTCACGCTGGCGATGCTGGACTCAATTAAGTGCCGCTTCAGCATCTAGTTTGTCAAACGGTTGTCTTCGGGACAGTTCTTGCAAAAGCTCAGGCCATCGCTTCAATGTCGGGTCTTTCCCGAGCGCTAATTGTGCCACCTCTCTCGCTTGTTCCAATAACACCTTGTCTTTGCTCAAATCAGCCAAAGCAAAATTTGGTAGCCCTGCTTGCTTGGTTCCTAACACTTGACCTGGGCCTCTTAAACGTAAATCCATCTCTGCAAGGAAAAAACCATCTTGGCAAGTCTCCATCACCTTTAAACGAGTTCTAGCATCTTCAGATTTAGAATTGCTTACCAGCAGGCAGTAAGATTTGTGAACACCTCTGCCAACCCGACCCCGTAGTTGATGCAATTGCGACAAGCCAAAGCGTTGGGCGTGTTCGATTAGCATGACAGTAGCGTTCGGGACATCGACACCAACCTCAACTACCGTAGTAGACACTAAAATCTGAGTTTGATGGTTAAGGAAACGAGCGAGCGCAGTTTCTTTCTGGGCTGAACTCATGCGACCATGCAATAGTCCAACTTTGTAATTAGGGAAAGCATTTTCACTCAAATGTTGGTACTCATCAATAGCAGCCTTCAAGTCCAGCTTTTCTGAAGCTTCAACTAGCGGCAAAATGATATATGCTTGACGACCCCGTTCTACTTCTTGTGCGATTAAACGGTAAGCTTTATTTCGGGTTCGCTCGGTCAATAGTTTTGTTTCTATTGGTTGTCTACCTGGTGGTAATTCGTCGAGCAAACTAATATCTAAATCTCCATGCAAAGTCAGTGCTAAAGTACGGGGAATAGGAGTCGCCGTCATCGTTAGCAAATGGGGAGTGATGCCTTTTTGCGATAATTTGATTCTCTGTTCGACACCAAACCGATGTTGTTCGTCAATCACCACTAAACCTAGCTGGTTAAAGTGTACGGTGTCTTGGATCAAAGCGTGAGTACCAACTAGCAATGACAATTTTCCTGATTCTAGTTCTTGCAAAATACACCGACGTTTAAGAGTGGAAGTGGAACCTGTCAGCAATGCTAGCGATATTCCCAACGGTTCCAGCCATGTTGATATTTTCCTAAAATGTTGTTGTGCCAGCACCTCAGTAGGTGCCATCAGTGCCACTTGGTAGCCAGATTCAATTGCCGCTAGCATTGCAACTGCGGCAACTACTGTTTTACCCGCACCTACATCCCCCTGCACCAAGCGATTCATTGGTAATAAATGTTCCATATCAGAGAGAATTTCATTAATCACCCGTTGTTGTGCCTGGGTGAGAGTAAACGGTAGCTTTTGGTAAAGTTGAGCGAGCAATTTGCGAGTGGCTATCAACGGATATGCTGGTTGTTGTTGCACAGAATATCGCCTCTTTAACAATCCCAGTTGTAGATAAAAGAATTCATCAAATGCTAATCTCTGGCGAGCTTTTTCCAAGCTATCGCTGTTTGGCGGAAAATGAATGTGTGCGAGCGCAGTTGCTAAATCAATCAGTTCAAAACGAGAGCGCAGTTTTTGAGGCAGCGGATCGAGCCATCCTTGAGTATGTGCGATCGCTGCTTCTGTACAATGCCGAATTAACTCATTTGTGATGCCTTTAGTTAAGCGATAAATCGGTGTAATTGAATTAGTGCTAGCTTTAGCATCGGCTAAACTGACAACTTTAATAGTAGGATTGTTGATAGTTAGTCCGTAGCTAAGTAGTCGGACAAAAGAAAACGAGACTGTGTTAAGTTCTATTGAGGCTGGGAT
This window of the Phormidium ambiguum IAM M-71 genome carries:
- the recG gene encoding ATP-dependent DNA helicase RecG translates to IPASIELNTVSFSFVRLLSYGLTINNPTIKVVSLADAKASTNSITPIYRLTKGITNELIRHCTEAAIAHTQGWLDPLPQKLRSRFELIDLATALAHIHFPPNSDSLEKARQRLAFDEFFYLQLGLLKRRYSVQQQPAYPLIATRKLLAQLYQKLPFTLTQAQQRVINEILSDMEHLLPMNRLVQGDVGAGKTVVAAVAMLAAIESGYQVALMAPTEVLAQQHFRKISTWLEPLGISLALLTGSTSTLKRRCILQELESGKLSLLVGTHALIQDTVHFNQLGLVVIDEQHRFGVEQRIKLSQKGITPHLLTMTATPIPRTLALTLHGDLDISLLDELPPGRQPIETKLLTERTRNKAYRLIAQEVERGRQAYIILPLVEASEKLDLKAAIDEYQHLSENAFPNYKVGLLHGRMSSAQKETALARFLNHQTQILVSTTVVEVGVDVPNATVMLIEHAQRFGLSQLHQLRGRVGRGVHKSYCLLVSNSKSEDARTRLKVMETCQDGFFLAEMDLRLRGPGQVLGTKQAGLPNFALADLSKDKVLLEQAREVAQLALGKDPTLKRWPELLQELSRRQPFDKLDAEAALN
- a CDS encoding siphovirus Gp157 family protein, giving the protein MNLATQSLAHTSITAAQLWHQLEIAETNEEIDRLFQSIWHNQEKQKIAIDAHAELANQIDAEIIAIKARMEFLVQLHQSAIDKLEGWRERLDQTVIYFNQIGAITAEIVGKQHRITLKENPPTCEISIDPSQLPDQYRRVETKTIISADKKAITDAWKQGIPVEGTKVYRRRKVIYSLLPSNLPQYQASTIVDVEPLGNQPQPTKKRRKKAD